CCCGCGCGCCTCCACCTTTCTCACCTCCACCGGCGGACTCCAGGCGCTGTACTGGACGCTGGAAGAGGTGAAGATCCCCGTGGCCCGGCGCACCGCGCCGCTGGTGGGCGCGGGCGGGACCGACTCGCTTCCCCGCGCGCTCGCCCTCATCTCCCCCGCCGAGCAGCCCACCCCCGCCGAGATGCACGCGCTGGCCGAGCACGTTCGCGGGGGCGGAACGCTGGTGTTCGCCGCGAGCCCGTGGCCCACCGGGGGGCAGGTGTACGACACCCTGGGGCTGGACGTCAACTCGCTGCCGGGCGCACAGGGCGCGGAGTACGGCGAGGGCGCGGCGGCCACCGCCCGCCCGCACCGCTGGACGGAGGGCACGCGCACGGTCAAGGGCTTCCGCCGCGGGTTCGCCGACAGCTCGCGCGTGGTCCGAGAGCGCCGCGCGACCGTGCTCCTGGAAGCGGGGGGGAAGCCCGTGGCCATCACCTACAAGATGGGCGGGGGAACGGTCGTGGCGTTCGCCGACGCGCGGCCGCTGACGAACGAGCGGCTGCGCACGAGCGGCGCCGCGCCCGTGTTCGCCCGGGCCGCGGCGGAGCTGGCGGCGGGCGGGGCGCTGACCTTCGACGAGTACCACCAGGGCTTTCAGGGCGACGGAAGCGTGTGGAAGGCGCTGCGGCGGTTCCTGGCCGAGCATCCTGCCGGGCACGCCTCGCTGCAGCTGTTCGCCGTGCTGCTGCTGCTGATGCTGGCGGCCGGACGGCGCTTCGGCGCGCCGCTGCCGCCCCCGCCCGCGCGGCGGCGGTCGCCGCTGGAACACGTGGACGCGCTGGCGGGCGCGTACCGGCAGGCGGGGGCCAAACGCACGGCCCGGCGGCTGCTGGTGGCGGGAATGGCGCGGCGGCTGGGGAAGCGCGCGCCGGCCGACGAAGCGGGCGCGGCGGAGCTGCTGGGCCGCATGGCCACGGCCAGCCCCGTGGGGCGCGATGCCGCGGCGGCGCTGCAAACGGAATGGAAGCGCGGGACCGACGCCGAGCTGGTGTCGGTGGCCCGTCGCGTCGACGATCTACTGGACGAGGTAAAACGGTGAGCGAGCTGACGACCAACGGGGTGGCGGCCGAGCGGGCCCAGCGGGTGCTGGACGAGCTGGGCACGGTGGTGCTGGG
The Longimicrobium sp. genome window above contains:
- a CDS encoding DUF4350 domain-containing protein, which codes for MLVGLVLVLLILSTLVGTQAPDNREDPRASTFLTSTGGLQALYWTLEEVKIPVARRTAPLVGAGGTDSLPRALALISPAEQPTPAEMHALAEHVRGGGTLVFAASPWPTGGQVYDTLGLDVNSLPGAQGAEYGEGAAATARPHRWTEGTRTVKGFRRGFADSSRVVRERRATVLLEAGGKPVAITYKMGGGTVVAFADARPLTNERLRTSGAAPVFARAAAELAAGGALTFDEYHQGFQGDGSVWKALRRFLAEHPAGHASLQLFAVLLLLMLAAGRRFGAPLPPPPARRRSPLEHVDALAGAYRQAGAKRTARRLLVAGMARRLGKRAPADEAGAAELLGRMATASPVGRDAAAALQTEWKRGTDAELVSVARRVDDLLDEVKR